The sequence GACGAAACCGCCGAAGACCTCATTCGGCGACAGCAGATCCAGCAGCTTATCATCGTGGGTATCTACAACGCCGGTGTGCACAGGGTAGACGAATATACGCCTACGAAGGACCCCAGGCTCGGAGGCGGCCGCGCCGATCTCTACGGTCGCATGCTGGTGAAGGAGATTCGCACCTTCATCAACTCTAAATATCGAACGCTCCTAGGTCCCGAAAACACGGGCCTGGGAGGCTCTTCCCTGGGTGGCCTCGTCAGCCTCTATCTTGGCTTGCAGTACCCGAACATCTTCGGCAAGCTCGCGATCCTGTCACCCTCCGTCTGGTGGGGAAATAAGGCCATCATTGGAATGATCAAGAAAGCCGATCCACGACCTGGTTTCCGGATTTGGCTCGACATGGGCAGCAAAGAAGGCACCAAATCCTTGAGTGATGTCCGTTTGCTCCGTCGAACCCTGGTAGCCAAAGGATGGATCGAGGGACAAGACCTTCACTACGAAGAGGTTCCAGGAGCAGTTCACAACGAGGCGGCCTGGGCAGCCCGCGTAGGACCCGTGCTGCGCTATCTGTTTCCTCCAATTTAGTCACATTGAAACCGGATCAGCCTTACTGACTCCTACGAAGTGTCCGGCTGCCGTCAGTATGCCCGCCATCTTCGGCAACACCATTCCGACTCCCTGTGGATTGCAGGCGGGAACCAGCTACGTGGCCCAGCCTTACTGAAATT comes from Terriglobales bacterium and encodes:
- a CDS encoding alpha/beta hydrolase-fold protein, coding for MVAKFLGSASTDTLTSSAEPRTTDLRKHPNFQSRLLPGDRELIVYLPPGYDQHPKQRFPVLYLHDGQNLFDETTSYVPGMDWKVDETAEDLIRRQQIQQLIIVGIYNAGVHRVDEYTPTKDPRLGGGRADLYGRMLVKEIRTFINSKYRTLLGPENTGLGGSSLGGLVSLYLGLQYPNIFGKLAILSPSVWWGNKAIIGMIKKADPRPGFRIWLDMGSKEGTKSLSDVRLLRRTLVAKGWIEGQDLHYEEVPGAVHNEAAWAARVGPVLRYLFPPI